The Pedosphaera parvula Ellin514 nucleotide sequence TTAGCCTTCCCAGTAAAACCAGCGAGCATGACCGCAATCGCATCCATGTCAGCCGTCTTGGATAAGTTCGGGTCGGTATTATAATATCGATTGAGCATCATCGAAAAAACCAGGCGCTCACCGGACGCGGTCGTCACGTAACCTGAAAGGGAATTTGCCCAACGAAGGGTTCCGGTTTTGGCATGGACATTATTTTCGCCCGCAGTTCCTTTCATGCGCTTTCTCAATGTTCCATCGACGCCTGCAATTGGCAGCGCAGTGATATAAACGTCTGAGCACTTATGATGCCCCATATGCTGCAACAGTTTCACAGTGGCAGCGGGCGTGGTCACGTTGTCACGGGAAAGTCCTGACCCTTCATCAAAAATCGTTTCATTTCGCTTGATGCCAATTTCACTCAGGAAAGTCCGCAACGCCTTGATACCGAGTTCTTCCGTTGTCGTCCCTTCCATGGCTGCGCCGGGTTTGGCTGTTTTGGTGCCCACATGCAACAGCATCAGGTCGGTATAAAGATTTTGTGAAGGCTTCTGCACTTCCCGGATAATATCGTGCATCGGGAGGGATGACACCGCACCAAGCTCAACCCATTCTTCGCTTTTGAATGGCTGCACTTCGCGATCTTTCCAGTTCACCGTCCGCACGCTTCCAGTGATCTTGATTCCGCGCTTGGCGAGAGTTTCGTTCAACAGGGTGACAAACATTCCCGCAGGATTATGGAACGTCGCGTCCTCATTGGATCCGGCATCATCCACTGCCATTTCACCTTCCACATAGACCACGTTCTCACCCAGTGGCCGGTAAAGATTGATATTGCGATGCTGGCCTCTGGCAACCGTTTTGGTCCGGTTGATTAACTGGAGATAGCCCGTTGACGGAACCAGGGTCAACTCGCAAGGCGCACCCTCCTGCGTTGCCGGTTTCACCTTGAGAATCAGTT carries:
- the dacB gene encoding D-alanyl-D-alanine carboxypeptidase/D-alanyl-D-alanine endopeptidase; this encodes MKKYFVPASCLSLVFSLFVFRSFAQETNRLPETLESLQKRIAKLVTKPQYDAGLFGVKIVSLDTGKTIYEHDANKLCSPASNSKLYTMAMALDRLGPDYRIKTSLYAKGKPDENGVLKGDLVIYGRGDPTINLKLHGNSMDMALQPFVDVLTNAGVKQISGDLIGDDSYFKQPPYGSGWSCDDLENYYGAEISALTINDNELILKVKPATQEGAPCELTLVPSTGYLQLINRTKTVARGQHRNINLYRPLGENVVYVEGEMAVDDAGSNEDATFHNPAGMFVTLLNETLAKRGIKITGSVRTVNWKDREVQPFKSEEWVELGAVSSLPMHDIIREVQKPSQNLYTDLMLLHVGTKTAKPGAAMEGTTTEELGIKALRTFLSEIGIKRNETIFDEGSGLSRDNVTTPAATVKLLQHMGHHKCSDVYITALPIAGVDGTLRKRMKGTAGENNVHAKTGTLRWANSLSGYVTTASGERLVFSMMLNRYYNTDPNLSKTADMDAIAVMLAGFTGKAND